The DNA segment aggaagacaaaataaaaaggaagtCCCAAAAAATGTGTCATCTCGATCTACAGTCATGTCAAAAAACAATTCTCCCACTGGAATTAAGAGAGTAAGCAGCAGCTTGATGCTGCTATGCAAATGCACTAGATTAACTGATGAGCAAGTGTAACTAGCACTAACATAATCAGACAGTCTTTCTAGGAATTAATTTCCAAGTAAATTCGCCTCCAGGTCAAACTTTGAAAGGACTCTTCAGGAGTCAGTTAGCATGTGAAATTTTAAACTTAATGACAGCAAAATTAGAAAACGACTGAACAAGTAAGACTTGTTTGGAAGGGATGCcaagagaaagcctcttctctctaaaaggaACATAGCAGCACAgaaatgtttggccataatgcgcACGACCACCAAACAcaacatatcagcacaaacagctcATAGCAGCTGTCACAGGACCTGGGCCCCTTGTAGTCATTGAGTCAACTATGAACTCCTCTgcaagtattctagagtcagatGGGACGAGTATATCTGATAGTTCAAGCTTTGCTGGAACCGGGCATGTGCAACCGGACAGTGATCCCAAGGACAGCAGCAGAGCTACACAAGAATGGCTGAATTtctctgaaaaagaaattaataaagcTGTTGCAATGACCCATTCAATGTCCAGTCcatctgactgaaatgctgcgGCGGGACATTACGAGACAAAttcccacaaacctcaatgaagcAATGTGAGAagcatgtgagagactgatgaagtcaaacagaaaatggCTACTTCGATTTGTTGCTGTTAAAGTTTGTTCTACAAGCTATTAAATCCTGGGCTGTACTTATTTCATCTCATGTGTTGTGGAAGTTTAACTTAATAAAGCCCGCAGACAAACGGTGAGCGTAGCTGGCAtcctttaattaaaaagaacaaaaaacccaaacttggTGGGAGCAGCCATCGCGGGGCAAATGACCAGCAGAGTCTCTCCTGAACCCAGAACAGCCCTGGGTTTAAATACCTTCTACAGAAACAAAAGGCAGTGCACAGCTGTttacactcccttgctacctgATACAGTGGTTGAaaacaaaagactcttcctgtggaatTGTCTGCTTCCTCCCAACTTCCTGAAATAAAATCACATGGCTGTTCAATGGCATGAATAAGGTGTGAGACATTGAGACCTGCTAAAACCCAAGTAAATAATGtgaataatacataaataaaggaAATTCTAATACACATGTTAATAGTTTTGCCTAGAGTCTTGTGAAAGTTAATTTAGTTGGTTAAgcaataatgttttaaaatagtACCCAATATGTGCCTTAGCTAAAGATTTCTGTccagaaaaaaattatatatctaGTCATAAACAGTATTTGCGTCATCAGATGCAAAAGTGCAGATGGTATAAACTGCTATAAAGCTGTGGAATGGGAAATAAAATGTAGACACTATATAAGCTCTTTTTGTTTCTGCCAACATGTTTGCAATATTTAACCCTTCATGGCTAACTGGGGACTTGTTTCACTTCCAGGTTTTAGCTGGAGGAGAAATTGTCGAGGTAAGGAAAAGCTGGCTTATCTCAAACCTCTAATCTCTGCGGTATTTGAGGaatgcagaaataaaaacacatttgctgCACAGGTAGTGAAGGTAAAACACAAATTAGATAACCTGTAATCACCTAAAAATCATATGCAGTGGTCCCTCACTATAATGCGGTTCACGTTTCGCAGCCTCGCTGTTTTgcagcgcattgtgttctgtgtcctgattggctgtagaccattaaCAATCAATCTCGTGCTGTGTCTCCTGCACAGTATAGAATGCGTTCAGGtagtcaaatttacataaatcttcgagctgtggcagtgtgactctgaagagctgtactgtatgtttgtaagttttctccccaacaaactcAACAATGTTGACTAAACgtttttgcaccgtcaaaggcaACCAAGGGttcctttgttttcattctataatactggacttatttttctacgaaggtttgaactttgagagtgtttaaacaagagataaaagtgtgaaaatcttcatgcctgtctgagaaaagtgcataaagtgtgtagtgacgggtttttacagccttaaaacatttataataattgtaaaaaaaccaaaaattaaCAAAGTCGGCTACTTCGCGGATTTCACCTAgagctgtactgtatgtttgtaagttttctccccaaggGACATAAAGCTGTGGAATGGGAAATAAAATACATACATGAGGGACATAATGGATATACTGTGCTAGTTGGAAGaaacaaatagaaaataaataagcagCATGTGATATTTCTATAGCTGAATATTTAGGCTGTATCCATAACTGACGCAATTGATTTCTCAGtatattcatttttaacttcattataaaatattttcagcATTCAATTTTGACAGCGATTTGTTTCGAAATGTTtctaagaattaaaaaatattataatactaatattataatattccTTTTAATTAAGTTACAATTAATTATCTTTAGATAAGATTAAACATtacttttaacaaataaaaacattcagctaAAGGATGACTTCTGGCAAATAGTGGTGACATTTGGCAAGAAAAGTATTTTACTTAatgtaataaattatttaaaaagaaatctaaaaCTCCTCAACTTCAAAAAAGTTCCTTGTTGCATGGATTTTTTCCCCTGGATAATCaattcaacaaaataaaaaataaacctttataaatctcgattctttttaaacatgcacCCTATAAATTTAGTGACTGTTGGTAAAAGCTTTGAGTATGTTTTAGAAGTGAAGTGATGTTCCTAAGAAGAAATGTTTGTTTCTCCTAGTGTGACCACAGTGAGACTGGAAACAATACAAGACCATATTGTCTACTAAATGATGAAGCTAATGGGTCCATCATGATCAACAATGTGGATTCCTGCACTACCTACGGCTTTTCAGTACGCTGTGTTTTGGGGAAGGCCATCTGGAGTGACTGGAGCAAGGAAAAACTACATGTGACCAAACTAAACAGTAAGCATAGgtgtaactttgtgctgaacattgggggggtcaagatctctgaaatgagtaaagaaaatcaacagccttgaattgggatacagcccatgtgtttgcaacaaaccgtttattttgcaaatcgagctcaacactgcccctagcgtcctggaacacttccgttgtgttttggagtttgcctgtgttttgtattttgtacgtgttttggagtttgtatgttttgtattttgtatgtgttttgtattttgtacgtgttttggagtttgcctgtgttttgtattttgtacgtgttttggagtttgtacgtgttttggagtttgtacgtgttttgtattttgtacgtgttttttattttgtacgtgttttggattttgtacgtgttttggagtttgcatgtgttttgtgctTTGGAATTTGTAAGTGTtgtggagtttgtacatgctttgtctctaggggccaccttAGGTTTGAGGCCCTGAGAGGGAACATTATCAAGGAATGTTAAAGGAATGAAGTCTGAAACATTTTGAGTTGCAGGTTTGGACTTGAATGTGATAATACAAAGTCAAAAGTTTAGTCTTTTATGCTGTGTAATATGACtgtagtgtttaaaaaaaaatacctccAGAGAACCGATGTCATGTAACACGAAGATGAGGGTCAGTCTACAACTTCTGCAGCAGAATTACTAAAAATAATGAACTGCGATGGACTTGCGGTCTTTGACGTACCCCGCAGCTCACATCGAGAGAGcttggataggctccagctccctCCGTGACCCCGAACTGGAGAGGCAGTTCACAAAGTGGATGAATGATTGAATTATTCGCTGTAAACACGTAGTTGTTTGCAGCGGTTACCATGAGCTCCAGGATATTATTTAACGTGTGAACAGACACACTGCTTTCTCCTTTCTTGGCTTCAGACCAAAACCGTTGACAGTtttcaaatataataatattccTGCCTGcgtaaaatagtttttcttattttgaccTTTTACAGAGAATCATGTCAACCTGCGCCTGTGGAGAAAAGTGTCTGAACGGGAAGAAAATGGACTTAGAAAAGTCCGTGTCATGTGGAAGGTAAGGAAATATCTCATTGGTGTCTTTAAACAGCAGATTTCTGTAtgttctatttttttatgtgacaAGCTTCAAATGATCCACACAGGGTATTCCTAAAGACTGTGGAGGCACATTTGATTACACCATAAAACAAACTCATGACAGTGAACACATGACTGGAGGGAATTATACCTTCTGTGGCAACACAACTTGTGATGTTGTTGTAAACCAAGATGCACACAGAATAAATCTCACAGTCTTCCGGAATAAAGAAGTTCTTGTGGTGAAGTCAGTTTATGTTCCGGCCGTTGGAGAGAGTAAGTTTAAATGCTTTTtactgagcatttttaatgggCAATTATTATTGATGTACCAGATTGCTTCAGTTTAATGGACAAAGGCTTTGCTGTGTTGTCAAGcaatttgcttcttttttctttcactttatcTAATCGGCAGGCCTTCCTCAAGTTACCAACATCCAGACCTTATCTGATGACAAAGTTATTAAGGTCAGCTGGATGGCTCCTATGCAGCCAGTCAGTGGGTATAAAATTGACTGGACCCAGGATGGAAGTCAGTACCACTGGAAAGAGAGCGAGTACACGAATGTAACACTCAGCGGTACGTTAGAGAGCAGTGTGATAACGATAAATTGATGACAGGCTGATAGATGGATGTTTAATAAATTCCAAGGGAGCCTTGTGGCTGGAATCTGAGTCATGCCGATTTATTGGCAAAGACATGATCCATTTGTGTCTTATCTTCCAGCATCATTGGTTCATGGGTGTAGCAAATTATGCATAGCCTGGGTGAGATAGATGTTAAAAGCTGCTCTGTAATCCATTATACATTCTACAGAAAAACAGTTATTTCTTGAAAACTGTGTCCTGAGATGTGTTGCAGTTTGTGGTGTTTCTTTGTGCTCAGTTGTGTTTAAGCAAGCAGAGGAACAGCCAGGCTAAATAGATTTACTCACAATGTTTCTGTGAAGGTCTGGTTCCACGGACCAGGTaaaatctgtttcttgtttttttttaagtattagaAAAGACACTATTTTTCAAAGGTTAACAAACAAGGACAATCACCGAAATAGATCCTGTATTtgtattcttcatttccatttaGTTTTTGTAGGTCTGCTTCAATAGCATCTGTGTTTACTTATGCTAGGAAGCTGCTTATTGTGAAGCTATTACttaattttttcttgtttatcaCAGTTCTCACCCAAGTGCCTTTCATAGTGTCCCcacttttatttcttctacATTTCTAACCCTGTAGTCATCTCAGGGCTTCTCAAATCTTCTCTCATAACTCTTTGGATgccttcagaatcagaatcagattcCTCAGATGAGGAAACAGATGACCTAAACTATTTAATTATAAGCATAActgttaaaacaaataaatcattcTTATCCATTGTTGCACACATATTAAATCTGAAACGTATACTAGATTATAATAGATACTAATCCCAAGAAGCATTTCATCATATAAACAGATCATAAGAACCACTTCACTTGGTGCACTTGGAGCTTTGGTATGTTTAGATTACACAGCTTTTGGTACTTTAGTTATACTCTTGATAGGCTTCTAGCTAAAATATTACCATAGCTAAAGGCGGTATCATATAAAGCAtagaacaaattcaaatttggCACTAACAGCACAAAACTCCTCTAAGGGATGCACGTAATCACTGTTGAGCTGTGTGGCTAAAAAGCTAAACAAGTATGCTGTAACAGTCACTTGCTAGTTCTCTGTCATCAGTTTTCAGACTAGTCTTCCCCCTCTCTTACAGGCCTCCAGGAAAAAAAGCCATATAATATCACAGTAACGCCCCTCTTTGATGACAAGACAGGTCAGGGCACAAAAGTCCTTCATGTTTGCTCCAGTTTTGGAGGTAAGTAATTCAGATGTTTGGATGTATACACTACCagcaaaggtttggacacaccttatcatttaatgatttttccttgtttttatgactatttacattgttCTCACTGAAGGCAACAAAACTATGAATAAACACATATGGAATTATGGAGAaaatagtgctgtcagcgttaatgttgttaaaaatgacattaacgccataactgcaACCCATAACCGACTGGCTGCACGGCGCAAATgcattaacgagctaactgcgctgaAGCGTTGACGCCGTGCAGCCCTCACACGGGGCGAGACGCGTTAACTCACTAACAGAGATttgcgttaatgcggttatggcgttaacgtcattttaacgagattaacgctgacagcactagtagaaaacaaaagaatgtgaaatgattaaaaaaatgttttatattttagattcttcaaatTAGCCAACCTTTGTTTTGATTACTGCTTCACACACTCTTGGCATTTTCTCGATGAGCTTCGTGAGGTAGTCTCCTCAAATGGTtctccaacagtcttgaaggagttctcAGAGATGCCgagcacttgttggcccttttgccttcactctgcgcccatctcatcccaaaccatctcgactgggtttaggtcaggtgactgtggaggccaggccattgggcgcagcactccatcactctccttcttggtcaaatagcctttacacagcctggaggtgtgttttgGTGTCACTGTCCTGTTGAAAATCtaaatgatggtccaactaaacGCAAACTAGATGGGATGGCatgttgctgcaggatgctgtggtagccatgctggttcagtgtgccttctatttaaaataaatcccTAACAGTGACACTAGTAAAGCACCCCCgcaccatcacacctcctccatGTTTCAcggtgggaaccatgcatgtagagaccatctgTTTACCTTTTCTGCATCACATGAAGACATGGTAGAACCAAAGATCGCAAATTTGGACTCATTAGataaaagcacagatttccactggtctaatgtccttgtgtttttttggcccaaacaaatctcttttgcttgttgcttttccttagttgtggtttcttagcagctatttgaccacaAAGGCCTGATTCATACAGTCTCCGCTGAACActtgatgtagagatgtgtctgctactggaactctgtgtggtATTTATCTGGGCTCTAGTCTGAGGGGCTGTGAACTTgcgatttctgaggctggtgactcggatgaatttatcctcagcagcagaggtgactcttggtcttcctttccttGGGCGGTCCTCATGCGAGCCACTTTCATCGTAGCGCTTGATGGTTTAAGGCGACTGCACTTGGGGGACACGTCTATttcttgtttctctttacttagctggtTGGTTCTTGCACAACTGCAGTAACCAaccaactgatggtcccaacctcattaagaaagcaagaaattccacaaatgtaCCCTGACGaggcacacctgtgaagtgaaaaccatttcaggtgactacaacATGTAGCTCATCGAGAGAAAGCCAAGGGTTTGCagcactgtcaacaaagcaaagggtggctactttCAAGACTCTTAAATATAagacatatttatttatcatttttttctttgctacataattccataaatgcttgcttcatatatttgatgtatTCAGTATGTataggggtaggcaactccaggcctagagggccggtgtcctggaggttttagatctcaccttgggtcaacacacctgaatcaaatgattaattcattaccaggcctctggagaactatgtcatgttgaggaggtcatatAGGCTTTTAAATCAGCTATGTTGGATCACGTACACatccaaaacctgcaggacaccggctctcaaggcctggagttggacacccctgatgtagaaagtagtaaatataaagaaaactcATTAAAttagaaggtgtgtccaaacttttgactcatTCTGAAAcagtactttttaaaatgctgtCCCAAGCTGATGTTGCCCATGTCGCTCCTACAGATCCAGACAGCATTGCTATCACAGTTGTACCTAGCTACCGACAAGCCTTTGTGAGCTGGAATACGAAATCACAGAAGGAATGCAGCGGTGCTGTTCAAAGCTATACAGTCAACTACTACAAGACGCAGGATGTACTGTATCTCAGTGAGTACGCAACGCACTTGTGCGAAGTTTGCACACTTTCATATAACGCAACATTCATAGCATTTCTTTAATGGGTTTCTTCCAGATGTTACTGTGGATGGCAAAATGAGGAACGTCTCTTTAAAAGATCTGAGTCCAGACACCCAGTACACCGTCAATGTCGATGCCAGGGCTCTGACCGGAATATCAAAAAGCAGTGATGAGAAATTTACAACCACAAAATTTGGTAAGTGGTCTATAAGAGCTCTGACTTAGAGGAATGATTCAGAATGAGCCTGTGAGCGGATTATCTTTGGTTTGGTGCACCCAATACCACCCTGATACTAAGTTGGTGAATAATCAACAGATGCATCAGCACAATAATCATGCTTTGGCATGTCAGGCCAGTAAAGATTGTTATTTCAGTCAATAGtgacacagttttatttttttcgttttgttttctggattgaacaaaatacagcaaaaaatgtttttgcttagTTTAGTCCATTCAATGTCtgtgtagttttatttattttgtgttttttagcaACCTTTATATTTAAATCCACTCAAAACATTCGTGAGTTAAATAACTCAATGGCTGTTGTTACCAGTCATGAACCTGTGTTTTCCTACAGTC comes from the Astatotilapia calliptera chromosome 15, fAstCal1.2, whole genome shotgun sequence genome and includes:
- the LOC113006580 gene encoding interleukin-6 receptor subunit beta-like isoform X5, with translation MYTFQLVFILAGISSIRAGPNSNTCSVYPKDLYIKAGENITITCQSACDGTSKIYWKLNNDRIDDSLSSMLNRTHTVLSLRNFTHPRATLQCYTADTQQVIGGTIIETYSAKPRNISCVHYKLNQEESGGLDSLTCTWEHHMNPPVNYAVESVFYKQKEILQCHSKKTTCTLTELFTLRDDNITVTVKATTHHWNVSSEPRTFALHDISKSLPPKDLEVADSAGSLSVKWRRLSPLEPGRCEVKCRKVLAGGEIVECDHSETGNNTRPYCLLNDEANGSIMINNVDSCTTYGFSVRCVLGKAIWSDWSKEKLHVTKLNKNHVNLRLWRKVSEREENGLRKVRVMWKGIPKDCGGTFDYTIKQTHDSEHMTGGNYTFCGNTTCDVVVNQDAHRINLTVFRNKEVLVVKSVYVPAVGESLPQVTNIQTLSDDKVIKVSWMAPMQPVSGYKIDWTQDGSQYHWKESEYTNVTLSGLQEKKPYNITVTPLFDDKTGQGTKVLHVCSSFGDPDSIAITVVPSYRQAFVSWNTKSQKECSGAVQSYTVNYYKTQDVLYLNVTVDGKMRNVSLKDLSPDTQYTVNVDARALTGISKSSDEKFTTTKFDGRNSRRSPCQIQPSALWVFGHRKVNKRESASSHSEIHLKATVIQYTQRKRRAHLPLH
- the LOC113006580 gene encoding interleukin-31 receptor subunit alpha-like isoform X3; amino-acid sequence: MYTFQLVFILAGISSIRAAAKPRNISCVHYKLNQEESGGLDSLTCTWEHHMNPPVNYAVESVFYKQKEILQCHSKKTTCTLTELFTLRDDNITVTVKATTHHWNVSSEPRTFALHDISKSLPPKDLEVADSAGSLSVKWRRLSPLEPGRCEVKCRKVLAGGEIVECDHSETGNNTRPYCLLNDEANGSIMINNVDSCTTYGFSVRCVLGKAIWSDWSKEKLHVTKLNKNHVNLRLWRKVSEREENGLRKVRVMWKGIPKDCGGTFDYTIKQTHDSEHMTGGNYTFCGNTTCDVVVNQDAHRINLTVFRNKEVLVVKSVYVPAVGESLPQVTNIQTLSDDKVIKVSWMAPMQPVSGYKIDWTQDGSQYHWKESEYTNVTLSGLQEKKPYNITVTPLFDDKTGQGTKVLHVCSSFGDPDSIAITVVPSYRQAFVSWNTKSQKECSGAVQSYTVNYYKTQDVLYLNVTVDGKMRNVSLKDLSPDTQYTVNVDARALTGISKSSDEKFTTTKFDPGLVTPLSVAGSVIIFLVLFLGLCIAVQWKKFQEKPVPNPALSSVGVWASQSQQKGICFQPFRNPSESHCDTVYPEKAQSTSTPSLVTGYDTNTASEYIVDYANSGMTLGLYTEDESPVEPAKTPPSPGESTALISSDSSTANPYRSQSSGESPVPETEKLSKHVPVKQQEKALLKTIYVTLDMIEQDHKR
- the LOC113006580 gene encoding interleukin-6 receptor subunit beta-like isoform X4, with translation MYTFQLVFILAGISSIRAAKPRNISCVHYKLNQEESGGLDSLTCTWEHHMNPPVNYAVESVFYKQKEILQCHSKKTTCTLTELFTLRDDNITVTVKATTHHWNVSSEPRTFALHDISKSLPPKDLEVADSAGSLSVKWRRLSPLEPGRCEVKCRKVLAGGEIVECDHSETGNNTRPYCLLNDEANGSIMINNVDSCTTYGFSVRCVLGKAIWSDWSKEKLHVTKLNKNHVNLRLWRKVSEREENGLRKVRVMWKGIPKDCGGTFDYTIKQTHDSEHMTGGNYTFCGNTTCDVVVNQDAHRINLTVFRNKEVLVVKSVYVPAVGESLPQVTNIQTLSDDKVIKVSWMAPMQPVSGYKIDWTQDGSQYHWKESEYTNVTLSGLQEKKPYNITVTPLFDDKTGQGTKVLHVCSSFGDPDSIAITVVPSYRQAFVSWNTKSQKECSGAVQSYTVNYYKTQDVLYLNVTVDGKMRNVSLKDLSPDTQYTVNVDARALTGISKSSDEKFTTTKFDPGLVTPLSVAGSVIIFLVLFLGLCIAVQWKKFQEKPVPNPALSSVGVWASQSQQKGICFQPFRNPSESHCDTVYPEKAQSTSTPSLVTGYDTNTASEYIVDYANSGMTLGLYTEDESPVEPAKTPPSPGESTALISSDSSTANPYRSQSSGESPVPETEKLSKHVPVKQQEKALLKTIYVTLDMIEQDHKR